One Hordeum vulgare subsp. vulgare chromosome 4H, MorexV3_pseudomolecules_assembly, whole genome shotgun sequence DNA window includes the following coding sequences:
- the LOC123448515 gene encoding probable esterase D14L → MGIVEEAHNLRVVGEGKRGVIVLAHGFGTDQSVWKHLVPHLVADYRVVLFDTMGAGPTNPDYFDFSRYATLEGYALDLLAILEELGIASCIYVGHSVSAVIGVLASISRPDLFSKLVLLSASPRYLNDVDYYGGFEQEELDELFEAMRSNYKAWCSGFAPLCVGGDLESVSVQEFSRTLFNIRPDIALSVAQTIFQSDVRTLLPLVSVPCHIVQSTKDLAVPVVVSEYLHKHLGSDSIVEVMPSEGHLPQLSSPDIVTPVLLRHIQHDIAF, encoded by the exons ATGGGGATCGTGGAGGAGGCACACAACCTGCGGGTTGTCGGCGAGGGGAAGCGCGGAGTGATCGTCCTTGCGCACGGCTTCGGCACGGACCAGTCGGTGTGGAAGCACCTGGTGCCGCACCTCGTCGCCGACTACCGCGTCGTCCTCTTCGACACCATGGGCGCCGGGCCGACCAACCCAGACTACTTCGATTTTTCTCGCTACGCCACGCTCGAGGGATATGCGCTAGATTTGCTCGCCATCCTGGAGGAGCTCGGGATCGCCTCCTGCATCTACGTCGGCCACTCTGTCTCCGCCGTAATCGGCGTGCTCGCCTCCATCTCCCGTCCCGACCTCTTCTCCAAGCTCGTACTCCTCTCCGCTTCTCCCAG GTACCTCAATGACGTGGATTACTATGGGGGATTTGAGCAGGAGGAGCTTGATGAGCTCTTTGAAGCGATGAGATCAAACTATAAGGCCTGGTGCTCCGGTTTTGCACCACTCTGTGTTGGAGGGGACCTGGAATCAGTGTCAGTTCAGGAGTTCAGCCGAACTCTCTTCAACATTCGCCCAGACATAGCCCTGAGCGTTGCACAAACGATCTTCCAGAGCGATGTGCGCACCCTCCTACCACTCGTCTCGGTCCCATGCCATATCGTTCAGAGCACCAAGGACCTAGCAGTGCCAGTTGTGGTGTCAGAGTACTTGCACAAGCATCTTGGTAGCGATTCCATCGTTGAGGTGATGCCCTCCGAAGGCCATCTCCCCCAGCTTAGCTCACCAGACATTGTCACCCCCGTATTGCTCCGACACATCCAGCATGACATTGCATTCTAA